The Malaclemys terrapin pileata isolate rMalTer1 chromosome 2, rMalTer1.hap1, whole genome shotgun sequence nucleotide sequence atgatagagaatctccaggttatagtcaggagcagaggatggaggaggataatgtaagggccagatcagatgataaacattcacataaaaaagaatctgacgtatcagaaaagggcagacaaataaatagtgacaagtttttaaagtgcttgtacacaaatgcttgaagtctaaataataagataggtgaactagagtgccttgtgataaaggaggatattgatataataggcatcattgaaacctggtggactgagagcaatcaatgggggacaatcattccagggtacaaaatatatcggaaggacagaacaggtcatgcggggggtgagggagggcactatatgtgaaagaaaatgtagaatcaaatgaagtaaaaatcttaagtgaatccacatgttccatagaatctctatggatagaaatttcatgctctaataagaatataacattagggatctattatagaccacctgatcaggacagtgatagtgatgatgaaatgctaagggaaattagagaggctatcaaaattaagaacccaataatagcgggggatttcaattatccccatattgacggggaacatttcacttcaggacgaactgcagagataacatttctcgatactttaaatgactgcttcatggagcagctggtacgggaacccacaaggggagaggcaactctagatttagtcctgagtggagcgcaggagctggtccaagaggtaactataacaggacctcttggaaatagtgaccataatacaatagcattcaacatccctgtggtgggaagaacatctcaacagcccaacactgtggcatttaatttcaaaagggggaactatgcaaaaatgaggggattagttaaacagaagttaaaaagtacagtgactaaagtgaaatccttgcaagctgcatgggcgttttttaaagacaccataacagaggcccAACTTcgatgtataccccaaattaagaaacacagtaaaagaactaaaaaagaggcACCGTGGCTTGgcttaaccatgtaaaagaagcagtaagagataaagacttcctttaaaaagtggaagtcaaatcctagtgaggcaaatagaaagaagcataaacgctgccaaattaattgcaagaatgtaataagaaaaggcAAAGAGGAAtctgaagaacggctagccaaaaattccaaaggtaataacaaaatgtttagtatatcagaagcaggaagcctgctaaacaacgtgtggggccccttgatgatcgagatacaaaaggagcacttaaagacgataaagtcattgcggagaaactaaatggattctttgcttcagtcttcacggctgaggatgttagggagattcccaaacctgagctggcttttgtaggtgacaaatctgaggaactgtcacagattgaagtgtcactagaggaggttttggaattaattgataaacttaacattaagaagtcaccgggaccagatggcattcacccaagagttctgaaagaactcaaatgtgaagttgcgtaactattaactaaggtttgtaacctgtcctttaaatcagcttctgtacccaatgactggaagttagctaatgtaacgccaatatttaaaaagggctctagaggtgatcccggcaattatagaccggtaagtctaacgtcggtaccgggcaaattagtcgaaacaatagttaagaataaaattgtcagacacatagaaaaacataaactgacataaatagtcaacatggtttctgtaaagggaaatcatgtcttactaatctattagagttctttgaaggggtcaacaaacatgtggacaagggggatccagtggacatagtatacttagatttccagaaagcctttgacaaggtccctcaccaaaggctcttacgtaaattaagctgtcatgggataaaagggaaggtcttttcatggattgagaactggttaaaagtccgggaacaaagggtaggaattaatagtaaattctcagaatggagaggggtaacgagtggtgttcccccagggtcagtcctcggaccgatcctattcaacttattcataaatgatctggagaaaggggtaaacagtgaggtggcaaagtttgcagatgatactaaactgcacaagatagttaagaccaaagcagactatgacgaacttcaaaaagatctcacaaaactaagtgattgggcaacaaaatggcaaaggaaatgtaatgtggataaatgtaaagtaatgcacattggaaaaaataaccccaactatacatacaatatgatgggggctaatttagctacaagtcaggaaaaagatcttggagtcatcgtggatagttctctgaagatgtccacacagtgtgcagaggcggtcacaaaagcaaacaggatgttaggaatcattaaaaaggggatagagaataagactgagaatatattattgcccttatataaattgatggtacgctcacatctcgaatactgcatatagatgtggtctcctcatctcaaaaaagatatactggcactagaaaaggttcagaaaagggcaactaaaatgaggggtttggaacgggtttcatatgaagagagattaaagagcctaggactcttcagcttggaaaagaggagactatggggggatatgatagaggtatataaaatcatgagtgatatggagaaagtggataaggaaaagttacttgcttattcccataatacaagaactaggggtcaccaaattaatagggagcaggtttaaaacaaatacaaggaagttcttcttcacgcagcgcacagtcaacttgtggaactccttacctgaggaggttgtgaaggctaggactataacagcgtttaaaagagaactggatacattcatggtggttaagtccattaatggctattagccaggatgggtaaggaatggtgtccctagcctctgtttgtcagaggatggagatggatggcaggagagagatcacttgatcattacctgttaggtccacgccctctggggcacctggcattggccactgtcggtagacaggatactgggctagatggacctttggtctgacccggtatggccagtcttatgttcttatgctgcaggatgatctcccacctttgtgcagcTAGTGGCCTGTGCACCCCAataccatgctggagcctctgcatttatttattgacaaataaaacttgcagaattttaaaatattgtgcgcagaatttttaatattttggcgcagaatgccctcaggagtacatGATGTATAAAATCCCAGTCCTGATGATCAAATAAACATATTGGATCAAAATTAAATGCTTCCTTCTCTTTGTATTATCATTGAGGCTAACTGCCATTTCCCTGAAAATTAACCATCCAGCATTTGTTAGTACAATATATTTAGACAGAACATGTCATGTTTCTTTTAAGACTCATGTCAAGAGATTCTTAAAATCAGCACTTAACTTCAAtctaattcactttctccacccatTACCTTAACTTGACCTTGGAGCCCTAACCATTCATGACCCCTTTACTACTCCTACTATAAATATAAAGAAATTCTAAGAAATTATCTGCTCTTTATACATAAGAAAATCACCTATTTCTGAGCCTTTTTTCATAACCACCGTGGCTAGATCCAGCCAAAGCAAAAAAGGATGTTCGAAGAGCAATTTACATAAAGACCAAAATCCTTCCTGAAAATCATCTCCACTTGTTCTCTGCCATTCAGTCAAAGGGAAGTGAGTTTTTAAGGCATTGATAACTAGATAGTGCAAAGCCTGCATCAAAAAGCTTACAGAGCCCAAAATGCAACTTTAAATCTATTAAAGCATATTGGACCAAAACCATCAGCTATATCAAAGAGTAGAAAAAGGATGTGCATATATATATGTAGTTgctttttttgtaaagaaaattctCATTCTCCAAGACACTTGCTGTTTCTTCCTCATACCATATCTAAGGTTTGACACTTCTGTCTGCACAGCTAAAACTCTCTCCAGACCCTCAACTACTGTCTGAAGTTACTGTAAACTCATCCTCCCTGGTCTTTCTGACACCTCTCCCCCCTATGCAACTGTACAAAGAATTTTCTTTCTACTTAAGTAAGATGCACAATTTTCCTACTGTTTATTCATCTAAGAAGTCTTATAATACCATGAAAGTAGTAAAGTTATTTGTATATGACGTTAGCCTAATACTGCTAACATTATTGTCTTCGCATTTGTATGGGTTTTAGGATTGGGACTGGCAGCAGAAAGGATTTCTCTTTTTACAGTTAAAACTTGTATTTAGAATAAAGGAGTTAGAGGACTATAGTCTTTGATAAGTGACTTCATTTCCTCTTTCTAACTTTGAAAGCGTTTCATCAAATAGACAAGATCAGCGTGCCAGGAAACCAGATCATCATTTCTTTACTGTGATGTTACAGCTTCTcaaattttgaaaggaaaagctAATCAAGAGATGAGGCAAGAGTCTAGATACAATCAAAGAGAGTGGGAGGCatggaaaagcaaaaaaaagcagcaagaaaaataaaaggaaagcatgTAACTAAACTACAGCTGAAAATTTTACACATTTAACATGGATGGGCAGAAAAATACCATTAGAAATGGCTACCCAATAAAAgaaaggcgtgtgtgtgtgtgtgtgtgtgtgtgtgtgtgtgtgtgtaacaaatTTCAACCAAGAATTTAAATAAACATGTTTAAAACTTCTGCACAAGTCCCAAAATTGTTTTTAGTACTTTCCTCTGCCACCACTATCTCATTAGTTCTGCAGATACATTTTTCCTAAGAAGAgattttttataaatataaaaggcCTGCAAATGAAAAAACTGAAGGGCACATTGTCAAGTCAAACTTTTTCCTGTCCCCATTTACATAAGATAGTGTTCTTGATCACTGATTTGTCACTGTTTCAAACTGTGGTTTACCTACCAATCCTCCTCCCCTCATCTATTCCTtgttttaattacttttaaataaTCTCAATTACATAAGTGATATAAATGATTTGTAAGACTTCAGCAATATTCTAGATGTTTTGGGGGAAAACATATGTTAAAATGATATAATAGTTCAAGATAGTAAGGTGGCTTTTGTATTATTGTAAACTTTGTGTTTAGTGAAATTCTTCTCACTCTTTTAGAGTAAATAGTTAATTGTGAAATCAGCTTTTGTCATCTTTGAAGTCATCGTGCAGCAGCTCTTGTGTTCATCGTGCTCTATAACATGTTAACTTTTCTCAAGGATGTTGTTATATTGGAGTATGAGTGGTATAAAATGTTGACTCCATTGTACCTTATACTTCTAACAGGTTATGAGGTTCATGGTCTGGAAAAAATACCAGAAGGACCCGGGCTTGTTGTTTTTTACCATGGCGCAACTCCTATAGACTATTTCTACTTCTTGGCTAAACTCTTTATACTGAAGAACAGAATGTGCTATACAGTAGCTGATCACTTTGTCTTTAAATTACCAGGTAAGGGTCTTTCGTTGCAAATAGTGAGCTTGGAGTATTTAATTGTAGACACACTTTTTTTAGTGATATAACACCATAATATTACTGACACACATTAATTAGCATAAGTATTCAGGTCGTATCTGCCAACAGTCTATGTTGTACAGGACTTTCTTTGGTCTGTAGTAGCCCAAGGCCATAATTGTCCCAGTTTATAAATATCATGTATGGATTGGATAGGATTGTTTGGTGACCATTCCTACCTCATCTGTCCCATTGAGTCTGAAAGCAAAGCAGAGGAGATCATAGCACTAAGTAGCCATCTTGATTAACCAACAGCAGCAGCTTCCATGCCTCTTCCCATTTAATAATGCAGTCAGTGATTTGGGTGACTGACTGGGGCGGAAGGGTATGAAGGGACATTCAGTAGCTGCGGGGATGCCCCTCAAGTTGCCAGAGGCAATAAAAATGTCTTTAATATCCTCTCCCTGAAAAGAATGCATAATGTaactgggcttcagcccaagaATACAACTACAAGTAGGATCGAGCCTCTTTGGCAGAAGGACTTAGAGGTGGTTGAGGTAGGGATACATTGGTTTAGATAAATGTATCTAGGgaggttagctcagtggtttgagcattggcctgctaaacccagggttgtgagttcaatccttgagggggccatttagggaactggggtaaaaatctgtctggggattggtcctgctttgagaaggggggacgagatgacctcctgaggtcccttccaaccctgatattctatgattctaaatgttAAGGTCCTCCTGAGCACTAGTATAGAGAAAGTTAAAGAGGGTAAATATGGAAGCCTGTGATAATTCATTAAACTAACTTTTTATATTAAAGTAACCTAAAATTTACCTAAATGCTGATGAGGAACAAATTCCCCCAGATGCCATCTTTTGTCTTGTCCTTGAGGAAATGGTGGAATTTTCTATAAGATGtcccttcttccttccttcccaactTTTTTCAGAGATGTCCTATTGAATAAATGTTTGAATAAAAAGTTTAGTATAGTTTGAGGTGCATAGATTTCAGAATATTTGTGCATATTATTTAAATGGATGAGGCAGTGTTCTTTTCTGAAGAACTTAGGTTTTTGGTTCTTAAATGGAAAGAACTGCCATGCagtgttagggcttgtctacattacccatgacgggcagcgattgatccagcggggatcgatttattgtgtctagtcttgacgcgataaatcgactgccgagtGCTCTCCGGTCGACTCTGGTACTTCACCGGAGCGACAAGCAcaggtggagtcgatgggggagtatcagcagttgactcacctcagcgaagacaccgcggtgagtagatctaagtatgtcgacttcagctatgttattcacgtagctgaagttgcttaacttagatcgatttcccccctcatccccctgtgtagaccagaccttaaaaTTGTTCAGTTAACATAAAAGAACCTTAAGTCAGCCACCCTGCCCATCCTGTATATTGTACGGATTAGATTTAACAAACAATAATACATTGAACtgcatatttataaaaataaatacaaaacaacaTGTGCAGTATAGCTGAGTTCATGGTACTGTAGGAACCTTGCTCTTCCATTTCCTCTCATTTTACTTGTACATTAATTTTTCATAAACAGCTTTTTTGCATGTAATTTTAAGATTTgcaattgtttttctttaataaaaaaaaagtcttaggcAACTGAGTGGAGTCCATCTTGGTTGACGTGTGCCTCTTAACACTTGTGGGAAAAATGGGCAATTTGGTGTTCATATGTGTGCTGCACACATACatatattatgggccagatcttcatctAGTATAAATTAGCATAGTCTTATCGAGTTCCTGCTGAGAATCTTTCTGTATGAGTTCACGTTTGTGgacttaaattattttttcactgCTTCAAACTACATTTTGAAAGAGTCCTTTTTATGAACTCAGAACGCAGTGCTCCTTAGCAAAGGCTAACTATGTAAAAAGTTTGAACTTTCAAAGTTAGACTGTGCTTGATATTATTacatgggaagggggagagaatcagccttatttttttttttttcatcagaccCAGGAAAATCCATTGCCCAAGTTTAAACTTCAAAATTAGGATAAGCCTGGGGCTGAAGGAAAAAtttcttcttaaaaaaataaaaattagacaAATATTCCATATGGCCAGCCATAATATTGCAGATTCTTAATCCCTGCCCTCCTATTGTTGTTCCTTTGttttactcttttaaaaaatgaatttaaaaaataaaatcagatggCCTAAAAATAGTGTTTCTCTTATACTCATACCTCAGTTTGCTTAGGTCAGGTCTGCACTAGGAGTGTCTTGCTATGTCAGTTAAAAAGAATAAGCTGCATTATTATCGCTATCCTCCATCCTGTGAAATTACTGTACAAGTATAAATCAGCTATACTAGCAAAGCTGTGTACCCACAGGAGCACTGTCAGTATAGTATACTGGCATTCCCATACCAGTAAACACTCCTTGTGTGGACAtggtctcagctttcattttaaaaaaaaaagcaagttgcTAGTTGTTATGGTTGGGTAGGGGAATCCCTCAAAAATATGAATTGAGTGTAATCAGTGACGAGATAGGTATGTAAATTTGCAAAGAGGCTGGAATAATAGCTCTGAGAAGTGCCTCATTCATTTCAGTGAGGAGGTTAACTAAGATGCCTAGTGCTGATAATTTAAATGTAGTCGTTAATTATTTCATTCTCATGTAAGAAAAGAGAGGGAATCACAAATTTGCAGTTTTCTGTGAGTGATGTTGCATTTTGGTGAGTTCTACCACTCCCAACTGTTCCCcctcgcccctcctcccccacaaaataAAGGAGCTAAGCTCAAGGTACATGGCGGAGCCCATGGACATATTCAAGCCCCTCCGATAGGAGCTAAGCTCAAGGAGCCCAGAGAACACACATGTTCATGTTTTGAACATCTGCATGTTCTCCCGTGAGTGGCAATTCATTTTGGCAACTCACATGGGTGAAGTTTATTTTGTGAGCAGAGCCTGGAAGAATACCACTACTTCATCTCCCCTACCCTTCCCCATTTGACCCCTAGATAAAAGTACTGAAAGGTTCTTGTCAATTTGAAAAATGAATAATTAAACTTAATTTTGTAATTCTGACAGTCATTATTAAACTAAAATGTAAGTTGTTCCATTGATCTGTCAGAATGTGTAGCTTCTAGCCTTCTCCTCTTTAAGGCATATTCCTTCCAAGTATAAACAACTGGAAATGCAATCCTGCCTACATGAGGAAATCTATTATATAAATGCCTCAGAAACTTCATTGACACAGAGTGAAGGTTGCCTGGTGGTGCCTTGTGCCCTTTCAGAATGTGAAGAGTGGCTCAAcgtaaacttctgaaaaccaggaaatacaaagttaaggtacatgatatcccctcccccccaactcctgcaatataaccttaactctgccctctggcCCAGCATGTCAATAACACATATACTAGCATTCTAtcatttacacagaacattttgggAACAGAGCACATGGGCATTGTAGAACAAAGCCCAACAGCTTCTTTTTGCTAAGACAAAACTCGTGTTTAAGTCTGGCTTAGCTAACAGGAACGATCTGCACTTAAACATCGAGTCTGTTTCACACAAACCATCTTAGACATGCTAAATTTAACCACCCCACCCTTAGGATTCCTTACCTTGAGGATTCCTTCTGAGACATTGCCTTGTTCCTCGCTAAGCCCCAGAGACTGCTGTCACATAGATCACCGGGCAATCCACACAGCAAGAACACTCCTGCGCACCTCTGCTGGCACAGCCTACAGAATTCTGTGCTGAAATGATGCATACTTGGACACTTAAGGTATGCATGCACCACTTTTCATATCACAGTGCCAAGCTGCTCTAGCTAATCTCTCCACCATTCAACACAGCTAcacctaacacagtgaatgcaACTGGAGTTCATGCAGATAAATGCTGTAAATTGATTTGTGGAATGCAGCACAAAAATGATGCATTCCATTAGTCCTTCCTCAGTCTGTTTATTATAGATTGACAGATTTTAGGGTCAGAAAGgattattagatcatctagtctgtacTCCGGTACAACACAGGCAATAGAACTTCATCCAGTTATTCCTGTGTTGAAGCTAataacttccagaaaggcatccagtgttgatttgaagacttcaagagatggagaatccaccacttcctttggtagcTTGTTAACCGTTGCACTCCCTTACTAGACCTTTCCCCGAGGCTATTGTCCACTCCAGAAGGGGCAGAGTTACGGTTGCATTGCAAGGCTGGTGTGGGAGTGGTAAAGTTTGACTTATCTCATCTGGTGTTGTGTGCCTTTCTGGTTAGACCAGTGTCTGACTTAAATAATTGAAATTCAAGGATGATGCAAGACAGGAAAGGGTTGCgtaattttaatttataaaacatGTCCCATACCAACTTGAATCTAATGTGAACAAAATTAGGCTCACCATATTTTTCTTTCATGGTAAAAATTTAGTCAGTACGTTTAGTTACTGTTACTGAAAatgctgagggttttttttattttctttcttcaccCATATCAACATGCTCTTTGACCATTGAAAGAAAGAGCTTTAAACAATTCTGATCCATTGCACTGGTGGATTTGGTCAGAATCAAATCACGTTTGGAAAGTATGGCTTGGAAAGGAGGTAATGCTGCTGTTAAATCATCTCTTCATCATAGTTGATTAACCTGTCCAAAGGCATCTCTGTGTGTTTTTGTTAATTTGATTTGTTTGTTATGATTGAAGTTGTTACTACTGATTATGAGGTAGCACCTAATTTGATTAGGTGTGATGTACAGAGCCATTAAAAACAACCCTTTAAAGTTTAGATTTTAttggccaggattttcaaaatctACAAGTGATTTTTTTGGGGGTGCCCCATTTGGAATGCCTCTAAAGGGGCTGACTTTCAGAAAATGGGTGCTCTATACCTTCTGAAAACCAGATCCCTTTAGAGGTATTTCAAATTAGGTACTCCAAATCACtactgttttgaaaatcttgaccaatatattttgttttgagaCTGTGTGAAATCAATAGCTAtgtaacacattttaaatgttctGTGTTGATAACTTATTTTTTACATCTTGCAGGGTTTAAACTTTTACTTGATGTGTTTGGAGTTATGCATGGACCAAAGGAAGAATGTGTTAAAGCtctgaagaatggccacttggtGGCTATCTCGCCAGGTGGAGTTAGAGAAGCACTCTTTAGTGATGAAAACTATGTTCTTGTATGGGGTAATCGTACGGGCTTTGCTCAGGTGGCCATTGATGCAAAAGTGGTGAGTGTGTGTGGAGGATCACAGAACAGAAGCAAAGAAGGTTAGATTTTTAGGTCTTTCTCTGGGGCTAAAGTTATTTTTCTCAGCACAGTAAAGCAAATGTTTATAAGTTATAGACGTATCATAAATATTCTCTTCCTAACTTTTGTAACTAAATTATATGATTCTATCTCCTCTCCTGTTTCTTAATGCATGCTTAGTTGTAtacttttttaatttctttttgtcTGATATTGAAATTCAGCTAACTTTCATTTTCCACAAGCTCATGTCACAAACTTTTAATAGTACACTAGTGTATGTAGTATTGGAGTATCTTTTCTAAAAATGCTAAAAAAACTATTGGTGATATATTATCCTAGCATTTGTTTAATCTCTAAGTGTCAGAATCCAGTAACCAAAATCTGAGTGCTTTTGTGGCTCAAAATTATTAGTGTGACTTAGCTAAATGACTTCCATCTTCCATACAGTACTAAACTGTTCTGCAAGATGTTACAGATGTTTGTTTAAATTCTTGGGAAATGTgagatgaaaatattttgtcttaGATGAGAAATATGCTCATGTAACTAAATGCTGGTGTAATGATGAGAGGTATAGTAGTCATATGTGGCTACAAATACTAGCTaatggtgtgcgtgtgtgtatttaTGATGTGGGTGTATGATAAGATAGACCAATTTGAGATTAAATAACctataacaataagggcctccaAAAGCTTTTGTAAATTTGACAGCCTTATGTCAATTTCTACAGCATCATTAACAATGTATGGATAGCAGAATATGTTAAATGTTAACATAACTCCCCATAGTTTGCCCCAGCAAATGATTCCTTATATCCCTAGCCATGGTGCTCTACCCAATTTCATTTAGGTCTGAGACAATAACATTGCCTACACGTATATTAATTAAGCACTCTAcgatcccagtcctgcaaatctTGCACATATGTAATTGCTTATTTAAGTCCAGAAGGCTACTCAGATAAGTAAAGTCACACATGTGCAAATGCTTGCAGAGTGCTGTGGGGGCTCTAAAGCAATACATGACTTTAACAAGATTGACCGACTGAAATATACTAACTGTACTAACTCTACATTAGCAGGTGGTATCTTCCAATTTGGACCTTTCAGTACTATGGTAAAATAGCTTGTAGAACATTGTGTTGCTCACTGAAAAATCAGCTGTCTGCCAAAAGTATTTATCAAATAAATTACacatttgttttcaaataaacaCTATGTAAAACAGTCTTCCACATATTTGCATTAAATTCTTATCTTTCTTTTTTCTCATAGCCCATCATTCCTATGTTCACACAAAATGTTCGGGAAGGAATTAGGACATTAGGAGGAATAAGTAAGatataaaatatctatttttctatttttaattttctgtataTGTTCAATCTCCTTACCTCAGTAGAAATACTCTCTTTAAAATCTGTGTTTAGATTTGTCATACTTATTTCTCAGAGCGGGGAAGAGAAGTCACTATGCTTTAGTGGTATAAACTGAGGTGGAattgagagtcctgtggcacctttaagacaaacaGATGTATTGGACGCGTCTGACAaagcgggtattcacccatgaaagcttatgctccaatacatctgttagtcttaaaggtgccacaggactcgctGCTGCTTTCTACaggtccagactaacacggccacccttctgatacttgaggTGGAATAGTATTGTCAAATCTTAATATTGGCACTAGCATTGGATCAGATGATGACCTACATTATTCTGTGCATAGTGAAAGGTCTTGATAAAGGAACCTGCTGCTGAATTTGCATGTAGAAGAATAAGTTTTTAGAATAATACTTTTTTCCTACATTAACATGTCTGCTATGCCTACTGTGAGTTTTCTGTTCTCTGCTGGGAGGTAGACCAGCTCTAATT carries:
- the LOC128831485 gene encoding transmembrane protein 68-like isoform X2; protein product: MIHRNESCTSGQVPTSYLCCLIYILEEWTGVEYLEDYLNYVAYLLWVFTPLIIVFILPGLILLLLYISIILLYVYKRKNELKEAYSNDIWDGARQMVATLWDGHARIWHGYEVHGLEKIPEGPGLVVFYHGATPIDYFYFLAKLFILKNRMCYTVADHFVFKLPGFKLLLDVFGVMHGPKEECVKALKNGHLVAISPGGVREALFSDENYVLVWGNRTGFAQVAIDAKVPIIPMFTQNVREGIRTLGGISKGCNPVFNRQTSENTRKCI